From one Luteipulveratus mongoliensis genomic stretch:
- a CDS encoding 6-phospho-beta-glucosidase — translation MKLAMLGGGGFRTPLVYGALQQDTHEDRITEVVLYDVDVVRLLVMDLVLSQMRTKSGGPTVRTTTTLSDAVEGADFVFSAIRVGGLEGRTADERVALDLGLLGQETTGPGGLAYGLRTVPVALEVAQCVAENAPDAWVINFTNPAGMITEAMQSVLGDRVVGICDSPIGLGKRAARALNIKADAIDYVGLNHLGWLRTLPLGRTDVLPALLADTARLGSIEEGRLFGVEWLQDLGMIPNEYLYYYYFTRDAIASIKGGPETRGEYLLYQQTRFYNRVYNNPKNALRQWRFVRSERDASYMKESREEGEQRDDADLMEGGYEGVALAIMSAIARGEETRLILNVRNGHTLPDLPPDAVIEVPCTVDDKGPRPVDIPPLIGHQAGLVQQVKAVEQLTIRAAREGSERLARQAFALHPLVDSVTVARQLLDGYRDRIPSLDSVFT, via the coding sequence GTGAAGCTGGCCATGCTCGGTGGTGGCGGCTTCCGCACCCCCTTGGTCTACGGCGCCCTCCAGCAGGACACCCATGAGGACCGCATCACCGAGGTCGTGCTGTACGACGTCGACGTGGTCCGCCTCCTCGTGATGGATCTCGTGCTGTCCCAGATGCGTACGAAGTCGGGCGGGCCGACCGTCCGCACCACCACCACGCTCTCCGATGCCGTCGAGGGTGCCGACTTCGTGTTCTCGGCGATCCGGGTCGGCGGTCTTGAGGGCCGCACCGCCGACGAACGCGTTGCTCTCGACCTCGGCCTGCTCGGCCAGGAGACCACCGGACCGGGCGGACTGGCGTACGGCCTGCGCACCGTCCCGGTCGCACTGGAGGTCGCGCAGTGCGTGGCGGAGAACGCGCCTGATGCATGGGTCATCAACTTCACCAACCCGGCCGGGATGATCACCGAGGCGATGCAGTCCGTCCTCGGCGACCGGGTCGTCGGCATCTGCGACTCGCCTATCGGCCTGGGCAAGCGGGCGGCGCGGGCGCTCAACATCAAGGCCGACGCGATCGATTACGTCGGACTCAACCACCTGGGCTGGCTACGCACCCTGCCTCTCGGGCGTACCGACGTGCTGCCCGCGCTGCTGGCCGACACCGCGCGACTCGGCTCGATCGAGGAAGGGCGGCTGTTCGGCGTCGAGTGGCTGCAGGACCTCGGCATGATCCCGAACGAGTACCTCTACTACTACTACTTCACGCGCGATGCGATCGCCTCGATCAAGGGCGGCCCCGAGACGCGCGGCGAGTACCTCCTTTACCAGCAGACGCGCTTCTACAACCGGGTCTACAACAACCCCAAGAACGCGCTGCGGCAGTGGCGGTTCGTCCGCAGCGAGCGCGATGCGTCGTACATGAAGGAGAGCCGCGAGGAGGGCGAGCAGCGCGACGACGCGGACCTGATGGAGGGTGGTTACGAGGGCGTCGCGCTGGCGATCATGTCGGCCATCGCTCGCGGCGAGGAGACTCGCCTGATCCTCAACGTTCGCAACGGTCACACGTTGCCCGACCTGCCACCGGACGCCGTGATCGAGGTCCCGTGCACGGTCGATGACAAGGGCCCGCGCCCGGTCGACATCCCGCCCCTGATCGGTCATCAGGCGGGGCTGGTGCAGCAGGTGAAAGCCGTGGAACAGCTCACGATTCGAGCCGCC
- a CDS encoding carbohydrate kinase family protein: MSETGYDPLARIRGEGGPDFDVALWGTVFLDIVLTGLDGKPAGGTEVFATGMGSCPGGIANLAVAASRLGLRTSLAAAFAEDSYGEFCWETLADQEHIDLQSSRRYCRWHSPVTVSYAIDDDRCMVTHAHRPPDYHDNPVTAPPAARAVIADLGSDDLREPAGVAWLEQAHASGSLIFADAGWDSSGAWSQEMLDRLDHCYAFTPNSVEAMAYTRTATPQDALYSLADRVPLAVVTNGAHGALAIDSATGEEVNVPALRVPAMDATGAGDVFGAALVVGTLAQWSLTERVAFATLCSSLAVQQFGGSLAAPGWGDIAQWWHEVRDSGGTTSYDLAVRRRYGFLEDIVPTVPQGAVHRAQATIARRSDV; encoded by the coding sequence GTGTCGGAGACGGGGTACGACCCGCTGGCGAGGATCCGAGGCGAGGGCGGTCCGGATTTCGATGTCGCGCTGTGGGGGACGGTCTTCCTCGACATCGTGCTGACCGGCCTGGACGGCAAGCCCGCAGGTGGCACCGAGGTCTTCGCCACAGGCATGGGCTCGTGCCCGGGCGGCATCGCCAACCTCGCGGTGGCGGCCAGCCGGCTCGGTCTGCGTACGTCCCTGGCCGCGGCGTTCGCGGAGGACAGCTATGGCGAGTTCTGCTGGGAGACGCTGGCCGATCAGGAGCACATCGATCTGCAGAGCTCGCGGCGCTACTGCCGCTGGCACTCCCCGGTGACCGTGTCGTACGCCATCGACGACGACCGCTGCATGGTCACCCACGCGCACCGACCGCCGGATTACCACGACAACCCGGTCACCGCGCCGCCTGCAGCGAGGGCGGTCATCGCCGACCTCGGGAGTGATGACCTGCGTGAGCCGGCGGGTGTCGCGTGGCTCGAGCAGGCCCACGCCAGCGGCTCGCTGATCTTTGCCGACGCGGGCTGGGACTCCAGCGGTGCGTGGTCCCAGGAGATGCTCGACCGCCTTGATCACTGCTATGCGTTTACGCCCAATTCCGTTGAGGCCATGGCCTATACGCGTACTGCGACTCCGCAGGACGCGCTCTACTCGCTCGCCGATCGGGTCCCGCTCGCGGTCGTGACGAATGGCGCGCACGGTGCGCTGGCGATCGACAGCGCCACCGGCGAGGAGGTCAACGTGCCTGCCCTTCGCGTGCCGGCGATGGATGCGACCGGTGCCGGTGACGTCTTCGGTGCAGCTCTCGTGGTCGGCACCCTCGCGCAGTGGTCGCTGACCGAGCGGGTGGCGTTCGCGACGTTGTGCTCATCGCTCGCGGTGCAGCAGTTCGGCGGCTCGCTGGCTGCACCCGGCTGGGGAGACATCGCCCAGTGGTGGCACGAGGTACGCGACAGCGGGGGCACCACGTCGTACGACCTGGCCGTGCGGCGACGCTACGGGTTCCTGGAGGACATCGTGCCGACCGTGCCGCAGGGTGCGGTGCACCGCGCGCAGGCGACGATCGCCCGGCGCTCCGACGTCTGA
- a CDS encoding sensor histidine kinase → MIERLQEQARRLSPLADPALALIVLLVSLQAFIQPDDCVGCEPWPWWGYAIVLGECLPLVVRRRWPFQVVFITGILTAIYGLSDLPDPQIEYAGLVALYSCAAHASRKQSNIAAVIAAVVIVGSLAADPRADTEDYTVTLLIFTTAWLLGDAARRRREIAAVLTQRTEQLERTRSAESAAAVSAERNRIAREMHDVVAHHLSMMVVQAEAGAATAQRDPARAEQVFDAIGGAGKQALREMRRLLGVLKQDGPAELAPQPSAAEIPSLVDGVRSAGLDVDLQVEGEAPSLAPAADLAVYRVVQESLTNCIRHAHASRAVVVVRYDAGAVRITVSDNGTGGSVSPGGGGGHGLISMRERVGLVGGTIEAGPAEGGGWQVHAVVPTDS, encoded by the coding sequence ATGATCGAGCGGCTGCAGGAGCAAGCGCGGCGGTTGAGCCCTTTGGCCGACCCCGCGCTCGCGCTGATCGTGCTGCTCGTGTCCCTGCAGGCCTTCATCCAGCCGGACGACTGTGTGGGCTGCGAGCCGTGGCCCTGGTGGGGCTACGCGATCGTGCTGGGGGAGTGTCTGCCCCTGGTCGTACGCCGCCGCTGGCCTTTTCAGGTCGTGTTCATCACGGGGATCCTCACCGCGATCTACGGGCTCAGCGACCTGCCGGACCCGCAGATCGAGTACGCCGGCCTCGTCGCGCTGTACTCGTGCGCGGCCCACGCGTCGCGCAAGCAGTCCAACATCGCTGCCGTGATCGCCGCGGTCGTCATCGTCGGGTCGCTCGCGGCGGATCCGCGCGCCGACACGGAGGACTACACCGTCACGCTGCTGATCTTCACCACGGCCTGGCTGCTCGGTGACGCGGCGCGGCGACGTCGGGAGATCGCGGCCGTGCTGACCCAGCGCACCGAGCAGCTCGAACGCACTCGCAGCGCCGAGTCAGCCGCCGCGGTGTCCGCCGAGCGCAACCGGATCGCCCGCGAGATGCACGACGTCGTCGCCCACCACCTGAGCATGATGGTCGTCCAGGCGGAGGCGGGCGCCGCGACGGCGCAGCGCGACCCGGCTCGCGCCGAGCAGGTCTTCGACGCGATCGGTGGGGCCGGCAAGCAGGCCCTGCGCGAGATGCGCCGGCTGCTCGGCGTGCTCAAGCAGGACGGGCCGGCGGAGCTGGCGCCCCAGCCGAGTGCGGCCGAGATCCCGAGCCTGGTGGACGGCGTACGGTCTGCGGGCCTTGACGTGGACCTACAGGTGGAGGGAGAGGCGCCGTCGTTGGCTCCCGCGGCTGACCTCGCCGTCTATCGCGTCGTCCAGGAGTCGCTCACCAACTGCATCCGGCACGCGCACGCGTCGCGAGCCGTGGTCGTCGTCAGGTACGACGCGGGTGCTGTGCGAATCACGGTGTCGGACAACGGGACTGGCGGCTCGGTATCCCCTGGCGGCGGCGGAGGGCATGGGTTGATCTCGATGCGCGAGCGTGTGGGGCTCGTCGGTGGGACGATCGAGGCCGGCCCCGCGGAGGGTGGCGGCTGGCAGGTACACGCGGTCGTGCCTACGGATTCTTGA
- a CDS encoding response regulator, which produces MRVLLVDDHTLVRDGFRMILEIQDDMEIVGAASDGAEAVELAASLKPDVVLMDIRMPRMDGIAATRAITAADPSARVLVLTTFDLDDYVYDALLAGASGFLLKDVGRDDLVSAVRVVAEGEALLAPTVTRRLLGDFVRSRGARGPGETGFAGPDVLTARELDTLELLGQGLSNLQIAERLVVSEHTVKTHVSNVFHKLGLRDRVHAVIYAYERGIIKPSSP; this is translated from the coding sequence ATCAGAGTGCTGCTGGTGGACGACCACACGCTCGTGCGTGACGGCTTCCGGATGATCCTGGAGATCCAGGACGACATGGAGATCGTGGGGGCGGCGTCCGACGGCGCCGAAGCGGTCGAGCTGGCTGCGTCGCTGAAGCCGGACGTCGTGCTGATGGATATCCGGATGCCGCGGATGGACGGCATCGCCGCGACCCGCGCGATCACGGCCGCCGACCCGAGCGCGCGGGTGCTCGTGCTGACGACATTCGACCTGGACGACTACGTCTACGACGCCCTGCTGGCCGGCGCGTCCGGCTTCCTGCTGAAGGACGTCGGCCGGGACGACCTGGTGTCGGCGGTACGCGTCGTGGCCGAGGGCGAGGCGCTGCTCGCACCGACCGTGACGCGGCGGCTGCTGGGGGACTTCGTCCGCAGCCGGGGCGCTCGCGGGCCTGGCGAGACAGGGTTTGCCGGCCCGGACGTACTCACCGCTCGTGAGCTGGACACCCTTGAGCTGCTCGGCCAGGGCCTGTCCAACCTGCAGATCGCCGAGCGGCTGGTCGTCAGCGAGCACACGGTCAAGACGCACGTGTCCAACGTGTTCCACAAGCTCGGGCTGCGCGACCGGGTGCACGCGGTGATCTACGCCTACGAGCGCGGCATCATCAAGCCGAGCTCGCCCTGA
- a CDS encoding MMPL family transporter: MIARIASASIAHRRLVIVGWLLAVIAGFAVVPGLFGNLTSDVAEISSTESVQAHRDLRAAEPKGDEVYAVADGRAASDPGLKASVTKAASDIKAMPGVLAVQTPWNSSSPNPQAVSRDGRAVAIAVQFTADAPDGSGDRVVSRIKAIDAPRVIVGGGFLQDEEMDAQAASDLAKAETISMPIVLVLLVVVMGGILAAGLPVLVAILGMALTLGLLAVASWMTDISVYSINIVTMLGLGLAIDYALLIVSRYREERATNTDPVAAVVATMSNAGRTVTFSGLTVAASLAGLLVFPDPFLRSAGLAGMGVVLLDLALTLTLLPALLAIVGGRIRPAKAVRTDRGFFVRVTHLVAARPVMVIVATVPVLLLAAAPFLGARFAEPDARSLPSSSESRQLSELATSRFGVDADVDPVTVVARGTLPPSYADRLRTLPGVQSVSVRPDVAGLTVIDVVPQGESQGDRAMALVKEIRHLDGPAVRVTGDAAVLTDYQASLKARAPYALGIVVLATFVLLFLFTGSVIVPLKALVLNTLSLGASFGALVWVFQDGHLGGLIDTPALGSLSITTPVLLFAIAFGLSMDYEVFLLGRISETWRRTGSNTEAIAVGLQRTGRVVTAAALLMAVVFAGFVAGGFSPVKQVGLGLLLAVIVDATVVRLLLMPAAMTLMGRWNWWAPAPLRRLHDRVGLTEEPARVDPARTLSPV; this comes from the coding sequence ATGATCGCCCGCATCGCCTCCGCCTCCATCGCTCACCGTCGCCTCGTCATAGTTGGCTGGCTACTCGCCGTCATCGCCGGATTCGCAGTAGTACCAGGTCTTTTCGGCAATCTCACGAGTGACGTCGCCGAGATCTCCAGCACCGAGTCGGTCCAGGCACACCGCGACCTGCGGGCGGCCGAGCCCAAGGGAGACGAGGTGTACGCCGTCGCGGACGGCCGTGCCGCGTCCGACCCCGGCCTCAAGGCCTCCGTCACGAAGGCGGCGTCGGACATCAAGGCGATGCCGGGCGTGCTGGCCGTCCAGACCCCGTGGAACTCGTCGAGCCCGAATCCGCAGGCGGTGTCGCGCGATGGGCGCGCGGTCGCGATCGCGGTGCAGTTCACCGCCGATGCGCCGGACGGGTCGGGTGACCGAGTTGTCAGTCGCATCAAGGCTATTGACGCGCCGCGGGTGATCGTCGGCGGCGGCTTCCTCCAGGACGAGGAGATGGACGCGCAGGCTGCCAGCGACCTGGCGAAAGCCGAGACGATCTCCATGCCGATCGTGCTCGTCCTCCTGGTCGTGGTCATGGGCGGGATCCTCGCCGCCGGTCTGCCCGTGCTCGTCGCCATCCTCGGGATGGCGCTGACGCTCGGCCTTCTGGCGGTTGCGAGCTGGATGACTGACATCTCGGTCTACTCGATCAACATCGTCACCATGCTCGGCCTCGGCCTCGCGATCGACTACGCACTGCTGATCGTCTCCCGCTACCGCGAGGAGCGCGCCACGAACACCGATCCGGTGGCTGCCGTCGTCGCCACGATGTCGAACGCCGGTCGTACCGTGACATTCTCGGGCCTCACGGTGGCGGCATCGCTCGCCGGACTCCTCGTCTTCCCGGACCCGTTCCTGCGCTCCGCCGGACTCGCCGGCATGGGGGTCGTGCTGCTGGACCTGGCACTCACTCTGACCCTCCTCCCTGCCCTCCTCGCGATCGTCGGCGGACGCATCCGGCCGGCGAAGGCGGTCCGCACCGATCGTGGGTTCTTCGTCCGCGTCACCCACCTGGTCGCCGCCCGCCCGGTCATGGTGATCGTGGCGACGGTGCCGGTCCTGCTGCTCGCTGCTGCACCGTTCCTCGGCGCCCGGTTCGCCGAGCCCGACGCCCGATCCCTGCCCTCCTCGTCCGAGAGCCGGCAGCTGTCCGAGCTGGCCACGTCCCGCTTCGGTGTCGACGCCGACGTGGACCCCGTGACGGTCGTCGCCCGCGGAACCCTGCCCCCGTCGTACGCCGACCGGCTCCGGACCCTGCCCGGCGTCCAGTCGGTCAGTGTCCGGCCCGACGTAGCCGGGCTGACCGTGATCGACGTGGTGCCGCAGGGGGAGAGCCAGGGAGACCGAGCAATGGCTCTGGTCAAGGAGATTCGGCACCTGGACGGGCCGGCCGTGCGGGTGACGGGTGACGCGGCCGTCCTCACGGACTACCAGGCGTCGCTCAAGGCGAGGGCACCGTACGCGCTCGGCATCGTCGTGCTCGCGACGTTCGTGCTGCTGTTCCTCTTCACCGGATCGGTCATCGTGCCGCTGAAGGCGTTGGTGCTCAACACGTTGAGCCTCGGGGCGAGCTTCGGTGCGCTGGTCTGGGTGTTCCAGGACGGGCACCTCGGCGGGCTGATCGACACCCCGGCTCTGGGTTCGTTGAGCATCACGACTCCGGTGCTGCTGTTCGCGATCGCGTTCGGGCTGTCGATGGACTACGAGGTGTTCCTGCTCGGGCGCATCTCGGAGACGTGGCGGCGTACTGGCTCGAACACCGAGGCGATCGCGGTGGGTCTGCAGCGGACCGGGCGGGTCGTCACGGCGGCCGCGTTGCTGATGGCGGTCGTGTTCGCCGGCTTCGTGGCCGGCGGCTTCTCGCCGGTGAAGCAGGTCGGGCTGGGGCTGCTGCTCGCCGTCATCGTGGACGCCACCGTCGTACGGCTGCTGCTCATGCCGGCCGCGATGACCCTGATGGGTCGCTGGAACTGGTGGGCGCCGGCACCGCTGCGCCGGCTGCACGACCGGGTCGGTCTGACCGAGGAGCCGGCGCGAGTCGATCCGGCTCGGACGCTCAGCCCGGTCTGA
- a CDS encoding Fpg/Nei family DNA glycosylase, producing MPEGHVTHRIAGELTRSFGGRVMRSTSPQGRFSDDAALFDGHVLDRSEAWGKQMFVRFQDVEEQVNIHLGLIGKFFFTPEVDPLVVGEVRWRLSTDAPPMTMDLRGAIVVAVRSPAEVAAIIAKLGPDPLRADADPEVTWTRIRKSRKPIGALMMEQTIFAGVGNIYRAEVLFRHRIDPLMQGRFLRRPEFEAMWDDLVELMPLGVRDGRIDTVYPEHTPEAMGRDARVDKHGGEVYVYRREGLPCLVCGTPVSRADLTGRNLFWCRTCQPRSRRRTPS from the coding sequence ATGCCCGAAGGTCACGTCACGCACCGGATCGCCGGCGAGCTCACCCGCTCGTTCGGCGGCCGGGTCATGCGGTCGACCAGCCCTCAGGGTCGCTTCTCCGACGACGCTGCCCTGTTTGACGGGCACGTGCTCGACCGCTCCGAGGCGTGGGGCAAGCAGATGTTCGTGCGTTTCCAGGATGTCGAGGAGCAGGTCAACATCCACCTCGGCTTGATCGGGAAGTTTTTCTTCACGCCCGAGGTGGACCCGCTCGTGGTCGGTGAGGTGCGCTGGCGCCTGTCGACGGATGCCCCGCCGATGACGATGGACCTGCGGGGCGCGATCGTCGTGGCTGTTCGGTCGCCAGCGGAAGTTGCCGCGATCATCGCCAAGCTCGGACCTGACCCGCTGCGGGCGGATGCCGATCCAGAGGTGACTTGGACGCGAATCCGTAAGTCCCGCAAACCGATTGGTGCTCTGATGATGGAGCAGACGATCTTTGCGGGAGTCGGCAACATCTATCGGGCAGAGGTCTTGTTCCGGCATCGGATCGATCCGCTCATGCAGGGCCGGTTCCTGCGCCGCCCGGAGTTCGAGGCGATGTGGGACGACCTCGTCGAGCTGATGCCGCTCGGCGTACGTGACGGCCGGATCGACACGGTCTATCCCGAGCACACTCCCGAAGCGATGGGCCGCGACGCTCGCGTCGACAAGCATGGCGGCGAGGTCTACGTCTACCGCCGCGAGGGACTGCCGTGCCTCGTCTGCGGCACACCAGTCAGCCGAGCTGACCTCACCGGTCGCAACCTGTTCTGGTGCCGCACCTGTCAGCCGCGCTCGCGGCGCCGCACCCCCAGCTGA